The following are encoded together in the Clostridium sp. 'White wine YQ' genome:
- a CDS encoding DUF3048 domain-containing protein — MIKKFFSLILCSSLILVGCSKHPNTQLDNNTDSSPVSKSEVTQVSSYTGEDTSQEILNNSPFMVIVENSTASRPQSGLNSADIVYETMAEGGIPRFIALFQKNLPKKIGPVRSARAYFISIGKSLNLPFAHCGGSEEALSLISKDKSYMSINEMSNRNFFWRDNERKAPHNLYTSGENIEKYIKSKNLTYTPNKFMTFNNNYWSNPSLQDLNALNLVLNKSYSTSYIYKDGFYEKSMDGKPALDMNTNSILKFKNVVIQKTEISLSKDMVHLNIRLTGTGNAFVLSNGKIINGYWKQENNRTILYDNKNNEIPLSPGNTIGHIVANDVSVN; from the coding sequence ATGATAAAAAAATTTTTTTCCCTAATACTATGTTCATCATTAATACTCGTTGGATGCTCCAAACACCCCAACACCCAATTGGATAATAATACAGATTCTTCTCCTGTAAGTAAATCTGAAGTTACACAAGTAAGTTCTTATACTGGAGAAGATACCTCCCAAGAAATACTAAATAATTCCCCCTTTATGGTTATCGTAGAAAACTCTACCGCCTCAAGACCTCAAAGTGGATTAAATTCTGCTGACATTGTCTATGAAACTATGGCCGAGGGAGGAATACCAAGGTTTATAGCCCTCTTCCAAAAAAATTTACCAAAAAAAATTGGTCCTGTAAGAAGTGCTCGGGCATATTTCATTTCAATTGGAAAATCATTGAATCTACCCTTTGCTCATTGCGGAGGAAGTGAAGAAGCTCTATCTCTTATATCAAAGGATAAATCTTATATGAGTATTAATGAAATGTCTAATAGAAATTTCTTTTGGAGGGATAATGAAAGAAAAGCTCCTCATAATTTATATACTTCTGGAGAAAATATAGAAAAGTATATTAAAAGCAAAAATCTAACTTATACTCCTAATAAGTTTATGACCTTTAATAATAATTATTGGAGTAATCCTTCTCTGCAAGATCTTAATGCACTTAATCTAGTGCTAAATAAAAGTTATTCTACAAGTTATATTTATAAAGATGGTTTTTATGAAAAATCTATGGATGGAAAACCTGCTTTAGATATGAATACTAATAGCATACTTAAATTTAAAAATGTTGTTATTCAAAAGACTGAAATATCATTATCAAAGGATATGGTTCATTTGAATATAAGACTAACTGGTACCGGAAATGCCTTTGTATTATCGAATGGCAAAATAATAAATGGATATTGGAAACAAGAAAATAACAGAACTATACTTTATGATAACAAAAACAATGAGATTCCTTTATCTCCTGGAAATACAATTGGGCATATAGTTGCAAATGATGTTAGTGTGAATTAA
- a CDS encoding DegV family protein — protein sequence MEKIALITDSSCDLEMDEINKHNIKLLPFRIIYKDREFRDRIDISPEYLYSNIEKEVPTTSLPSIETTDEILTSLEREGYTHVIIITISLGFSGTYNSVKLIAEDHPNLKFHIFDTKTLSREQGYIVLDAARMIEAGESFDNIVKALPGCKERTGIFFTLDTLEYLRKGGRIGRVAGVIGQLLNIKPVITVAPDGNFSVYSKVRGRKQSLKVIREILDEWLSKGKCKVAVLHGGAPEEAKKFYDEIKDLPNITSLGFSAIGPALGVHTGPGLVGITLEKE from the coding sequence ATGGAAAAAATCGCTTTAATCACAGATAGTTCTTGTGATTTAGAAATGGATGAAATAAATAAGCATAACATAAAGCTTCTTCCTTTTAGAATCATCTATAAGGATAGGGAGTTTAGAGATAGAATAGATATTTCACCTGAGTATTTATATTCAAATATTGAAAAAGAGGTTCCTACTACTTCTCTTCCTAGTATAGAAACCACTGATGAAATTCTAACCTCTCTAGAGAGAGAAGGTTATACACATGTTATTATAATCACTATCTCTTTAGGGTTTTCAGGAACATATAATAGTGTTAAACTAATAGCAGAAGATCATCCTAATCTTAAATTCCATATATTCGATACAAAAACTCTTTCTAGAGAGCAAGGATATATAGTTTTAGATGCAGCTAGAATGATCGAGGCTGGAGAAAGCTTTGATAACATTGTTAAAGCCCTCCCAGGTTGCAAGGAAAGGACTGGTATCTTCTTTACACTAGATACTTTAGAATACCTTAGAAAAGGCGGTAGAATAGGTCGAGTTGCTGGAGTAATTGGTCAGCTTTTAAATATAAAGCCTGTTATAACTGTTGCTCCTGATGGAAACTTCTCAGTTTACTCAAAAGTTCGTGGAAGAAAACAGTCTTTGAAAGTAATAAGAGAAATTTTAGATGAATGGCTAAGCAAGGGAAAATGTAAAGTTGCAGTTCTTCATGGAGGTGCTCCAGAAGAAGCCAAGAAATTCTATGATGAAATCAAAGACCTACCTAATATAACTAGTCTAGGATTTTCAGCTATCGGGCCTGCTTTAGGAGTTCACACTGGTCCTGGGCTTGTAGGAATAACATTAGAAAAGGAATAG
- a CDS encoding PadR family transcriptional regulator, with the protein MNNSSFNREENIRAEEKRLYEEYKKKLADLKKINKEKEAVGQVFTKGLLPIYVLYILSQGSSNGNDISHKIGEKTNGLWVPSTGGIYPTLKRFEKEGLIIGEWDDPKKKFQKIYSLTPLGLEEFEKRKDLLKPKIQEALKVFNTIYSHLY; encoded by the coding sequence ATGAATAATTCAAGCTTTAATAGGGAAGAGAATATTAGAGCAGAAGAAAAAAGACTCTATGAAGAATATAAAAAGAAACTCGCAGATTTAAAAAAGATTAATAAAGAAAAAGAGGCTGTTGGTCAAGTTTTTACAAAAGGATTGTTGCCAATATACGTATTATATATATTAAGCCAAGGTTCTTCTAATGGTAATGATATTTCTCATAAGATTGGTGAAAAAACAAATGGTCTTTGGGTTCCTTCCACTGGTGGAATATATCCTACATTAAAAAGATTTGAAAAAGAAGGATTAATCATTGGTGAATGGGATGACCCTAAAAAGAAATTCCAAAAGATATATTCTCTTACACCGCTTGGTTTAGAAGAATTCGAAAAAAGAAAGGATCTATTAAAACCTAAGATTCAAGAAGCTCTAAAGGTCTTTAATACGATATATTCTCATCTTTATTAG
- a CDS encoding ferredoxin, with protein sequence MKADVDKDTCIGCGLCPSIAPDVFDMQDDGKAGVIADPVPNDSEDSAKEAEENCPVNAINVE encoded by the coding sequence ATGAAAGCAGATGTGGATAAGGATACTTGTATTGGATGCGGATTATGCCCATCAATAGCACCTGATGTATTTGACATGCAGGATGATGGAAAGGCAGGAGTAATAGCAGATCCAGTTCCAAATGATAGCGAGGATAGCGCAAAGGAAGCAGAAGAAAATTGTCCGGTTAATGCTATAAATGTAGAGTAA
- a CDS encoding Mrp/NBP35 family ATP-binding protein, which translates to MSSCSTCASKDTCSTKDKGCGTQNVSLKVMPKYGEVKNIIGIISGKGGVGKSTVTGLIATQLAKKGYKVGVLDGDITGPSMPRFFGINNKRAEMLPIDENNFKFKPVESNLGVKVMSMNLLTPVEDQPVIWRGPVITGVLNQMYTDTDWGELDYLLIDMPPGTGDIALTVMQSFPLKEMIIVSTPQDMVSMIVKKVVIMAEKMDVKVRGVVENMSYITCDSCDHKIRVFSKKSAEEHAEYLGLPLLAELPINLDLTEALEEGKAEEYAKEDPLYSLVFEGLY; encoded by the coding sequence ATGTCAAGTTGTTCAACCTGTGCAAGCAAAGATACTTGTTCTACTAAAGACAAGGGTTGTGGAACACAAAATGTAAGTTTAAAAGTTATGCCTAAGTATGGAGAGGTTAAAAATATTATTGGAATAATAAGTGGAAAAGGTGGAGTTGGTAAATCTACTGTTACGGGATTAATAGCAACTCAATTAGCTAAAAAAGGATATAAAGTAGGTGTGTTAGATGGAGATATAACAGGACCATCAATGCCTAGATTTTTTGGAATTAATAATAAAAGAGCAGAAATGTTACCTATTGATGAGAATAACTTTAAATTCAAACCAGTGGAAAGTAACTTAGGAGTAAAAGTGATGTCGATGAATTTACTTACTCCGGTAGAAGATCAGCCTGTTATTTGGAGAGGACCAGTTATAACTGGAGTTTTGAATCAAATGTATACAGATACTGATTGGGGTGAATTAGACTATTTATTAATAGACATGCCACCTGGAACAGGTGATATAGCTCTTACTGTAATGCAAAGTTTCCCATTAAAAGAAATGATAATCGTATCAACACCTCAAGATATGGTATCTATGATTGTTAAAAAGGTTGTTATAATGGCAGAAAAGATGGATGTTAAGGTAAGAGGTGTAGTAGAAAATATGTCTTATATAACTTGTGATAGTTGTGATCACAAGATAAGAGTGTTTAGTAAAAAATCTGCAGAAGAACATGCTGAATATCTAGGACTACCTTTATTAGCAGAATTGCCTATAAATCTTGACTTAACTGAAGCATTAGAAGAGGGAAAAGCAGAAGAGTATGCTAAAGAAGATCCTCTTTATTCATTAGTTTTTGAAGGATTATATTAA
- a CDS encoding prolipoprotein diacylglyceryl transferase, producing the protein MKFILFEIFGVEVYGYGFMIALGIIIAILLIDKRGKKRGYNVDHIFNMTLIAVLSGVIGGKVLYYITEWKSIINEPKLLIDNIGAGFVIYGAIIGGAIGVVLYSRKKGWNLLEIFDLIIPTVALAQGFGRIGCFLAGCCYGKETDLPIGVVFPENSLAPFGVRIIPTQLFSAVFDILLSLILFRYDLRNKKNGRVFALYLIIYSTGRFIIEFFRDDPRGAVSVLSTSQFISIFTLIAGILLFNISKILKREKEDVKKN; encoded by the coding sequence ATGAAATTTATATTGTTTGAAATATTCGGGGTTGAAGTTTACGGATATGGATTTATGATTGCATTAGGGATAATAATTGCAATTTTACTAATAGATAAAAGGGGAAAAAAGAGAGGATACAATGTAGATCATATATTCAATATGACTTTAATAGCTGTTTTAAGTGGTGTAATAGGTGGAAAAGTACTTTACTATATAACTGAGTGGAAAAGTATAATAAATGAACCTAAGCTTCTTATAGACAATATTGGAGCAGGCTTTGTTATATATGGAGCTATTATTGGGGGAGCAATAGGAGTTGTTTTATATTCAAGAAAAAAAGGGTGGAATTTATTAGAGATATTTGATCTGATAATTCCAACAGTAGCACTTGCTCAAGGCTTCGGCCGTATTGGATGCTTTTTAGCTGGGTGTTGTTATGGTAAGGAGACAGATCTTCCTATTGGGGTAGTATTTCCAGAAAATTCATTAGCACCTTTTGGAGTTAGAATTATACCTACACAATTGTTTTCAGCTGTGTTTGATATACTCCTATCACTTATATTATTTAGATATGATTTAAGGAACAAAAAAAATGGAAGAGTTTTTGCTCTTTATTTAATTATATATAGTACTGGAAGATTTATCATTGAGTTCTTTAGGGATGACCCTAGAGGAGCAGTATCAGTTTTATCAACATCACAATTTATTTCTATATTTACATTGATAGCTGGTATTTTGTTGTTTAACATAAGTAAAATATTGAAAAGGGAGAAGGAAGATGTTAAAAAAAATTAG
- a CDS encoding DUF7922 domain-containing protein, with protein sequence MAHGKLYRSFIILQEDEKGHSIAEDKPLSGYAKIEAKDERCKISFYAQNIKKDGHKHYMVLISGKKDNKQIINLGEVNITDIGKVEVSTEYLADNIGGVGISYDKVSGAAIYKDSDGKKMFLITGFMSGEQPKDKWKDYKITRAQGVEEVKLENRIKDVEQVKVVEEVKSAPENVTQEKVAPEKVEAGDMREEETLPISEESKNVEEVEEVKVVNEEETREESPIIQEEEVKESSNEFVVEEPINEVREEENPFDKYEESLEAQNYEEEFRIQGTVGEFFESLAEDFEMDRHKNKKKDIKHTKWYKVYIASLDDMTNITDYNKYTVIYYPMINYYPYFKKYGHYNIGYKCNKKGKMQYIIYGIPGKKDKSDQPYGGKTGFVTWMEDETLGKDLGYWLMFYDFRNSVIVIPTEN encoded by the coding sequence TTGGCACATGGAAAATTATATAGAAGTTTTATAATTCTACAAGAAGACGAAAAAGGACATTCAATAGCAGAAGATAAGCCTCTTTCTGGTTATGCGAAGATAGAAGCTAAAGATGAAAGGTGCAAGATATCTTTTTATGCTCAGAATATTAAAAAAGATGGACATAAACATTATATGGTACTAATTTCAGGTAAGAAGGATAATAAGCAGATAATAAATTTAGGTGAAGTGAACATAACAGACATAGGTAAGGTAGAGGTTTCTACAGAATACTTAGCAGATAACATAGGGGGAGTAGGAATCAGTTACGATAAAGTATCAGGAGCTGCTATATATAAAGATTCAGATGGCAAGAAAATGTTTCTAATTACCGGATTTATGAGTGGGGAACAACCAAAAGATAAATGGAAAGATTATAAAATAACAAGAGCACAAGGTGTAGAGGAAGTAAAATTAGAAAATAGAATAAAAGATGTTGAACAAGTTAAGGTCGTTGAAGAAGTTAAATCAGCTCCAGAAAATGTGACTCAAGAAAAAGTTGCTCCAGAAAAAGTTGAAGCTGGTGATATGAGGGAAGAAGAAACATTACCTATTTCTGAGGAAAGCAAAAATGTTGAAGAAGTAGAAGAAGTCAAAGTAGTAAATGAAGAAGAGACAAGAGAAGAAAGTCCAATTATACAGGAAGAAGAGGTAAAAGAAAGTAGTAATGAATTTGTAGTTGAAGAGCCGATTAATGAAGTAAGAGAAGAAGAAAATCCTTTTGATAAATATGAAGAATCTCTTGAAGCTCAAAACTATGAAGAAGAATTTAGAATTCAGGGAACAGTTGGAGAATTTTTTGAATCCCTAGCAGAAGACTTCGAAATGGATAGGCATAAGAATAAGAAGAAGGATATAAAACATACAAAATGGTACAAAGTATATATAGCTAGTCTAGATGATATGACCAATATTACAGACTATAATAAGTATACAGTAATATATTATCCTATGATTAATTATTATCCATATTTCAAAAAATATGGACATTATAATATTGGATATAAGTGCAATAAAAAAGGAAAGATGCAATATATAATTTACGGAATACCTGGTAAGAAAGATAAGAGTGATCAACCATATGGTGGTAAAACAGGCTTTGTAACCTGGATGGAAGATGAAACATTAGGTAAGGATTTAGGCTATTGGTTAATGTTTTATGATTTCAGAAATTCTGTTATTGTTATTCCAACAGAAAATTAA
- a CDS encoding GNAT family N-acetyltransferase, with translation MNNDFTIRAAKEEDIPSILGFIKELAEYENLLDQVVATEEILKEWLFNKKSAEVLIGELDGESVGYALFFHSFSTFLGRAGIYLEDLYIRPNQRGKGFGKDLLTYLANLALERGCGRLEWSCLDWNEPSIKFYKSLGAKPLEDWTMYRVDGDALKNLATNKI, from the coding sequence ATGAATAATGATTTCACTATCCGTGCTGCAAAAGAAGAAGATATACCTAGCATTTTAGGATTTATAAAAGAATTAGCCGAATATGAAAATCTACTTGATCAGGTAGTTGCTACTGAGGAAATCTTAAAAGAATGGTTATTTAATAAAAAATCTGCCGAAGTTCTAATTGGGGAATTAGACGGAGAATCTGTTGGATATGCGCTTTTCTTCCATAGCTTCTCTACATTTCTTGGTCGTGCAGGCATATACTTAGAAGACTTATATATTAGGCCAAACCAACGTGGAAAAGGCTTTGGTAAAGACTTATTAACCTACTTAGCAAACTTAGCATTAGAAAGAGGCTGCGGAAGATTAGAATGGTCTTGTCTAGATTGGAATGAGCCATCTATAAAGTTTTACAAAAGTCTTGGAGCAAAACCTCTTGAAGATTGGACTATGTATAGAGTTGACGGAGATGCTCTAAAAAATTTGGCCACAAATAAAATATAA
- the rsmA gene encoding 16S rRNA (adenine(1518)-N(6)/adenine(1519)-N(6))-dimethyltransferase RsmA has translation MDVSTQDLVKKYNFRFTKSLGQNFLIDDSVLEDIVSGAEIGPDDLVIEIGPGVGTLTRELLKKAKKVVAIELDSELIPILTDELGDNPNFRLVHEDALKVDFNEIIGEEKSVKLVANLPYYVTTPIIARLLNEGYNFKSLTIMIQKEVAERINSEPNCKEYGAISILVQYFCDTKIIRKVSPASFMPRPKVDSIVIRLDKLDKPRAELKDKELFFSIVRNSFNMRRKTLWNALKSFGLSKEDLEEVFLKAGIDQKRRGETLSIEEFGELANSLYIVKHRG, from the coding sequence ATGGATGTAAGTACTCAAGATTTAGTAAAAAAATATAATTTTAGATTTACCAAAAGTTTAGGACAAAATTTCCTTATAGATGATTCAGTATTAGAAGATATTGTTTCAGGGGCAGAGATTGGTCCAGATGATTTGGTTATAGAGATAGGGCCTGGAGTAGGAACATTAACTAGAGAGCTTTTAAAAAAAGCAAAGAAGGTTGTAGCAATTGAGTTAGATTCTGAGTTAATTCCTATATTAACAGATGAATTGGGGGATAATCCTAATTTTAGATTGGTACATGAAGATGCCTTAAAAGTAGATTTTAATGAAATAATAGGAGAAGAGAAAAGTGTTAAATTAGTAGCTAACTTACCATACTATGTAACAACTCCTATAATAGCAAGACTTTTAAATGAAGGATATAATTTTAAATCTTTAACTATAATGATCCAAAAGGAAGTTGCAGAAAGAATAAATTCTGAGCCTAACTGCAAGGAATATGGAGCAATTTCTATTTTAGTTCAATATTTTTGCGACACTAAAATAATAAGAAAAGTTTCTCCAGCATCTTTTATGCCAAGGCCAAAAGTTGATTCAATAGTTATTAGATTAGATAAATTAGATAAGCCTAGGGCAGAATTAAAAGATAAAGAGTTATTTTTTAGTATAGTAAGAAACTCCTTTAATATGAGAAGAAAAACTTTATGGAATGCTCTAAAATCCTTTGGATTAAGCAAGGAAGATTTAGAAGAAGTATTTCTTAAGGCTGGTATAGATCAAAAAAGAAGAGGGGAAACATTAAGTATCGAAGAATTTGGAGAATTAGCAAATTCGCTTTACATAGTAAAACATAGAGGATAG
- the rnmV gene encoding ribonuclease M5, with translation MIKEVIVVEGRDDVTAVKKAVDSEIIAVGGFGINSKVIDRIKEAQKRKGVIVLTDPDYAGEKIRSIIAKRVPGIKHAYIGRDEGTKDGDIGVENATPEVILKALNRAKATVIEKRDFFTIEDMMFFKLTGDNKARERRHLLGKALGIGYGNSNQLISRLNNYGITKEEFVEAMNEIEKLMESEK, from the coding sequence TTGATTAAGGAAGTTATCGTAGTAGAAGGAAGAGATGATGTTACAGCTGTTAAAAAAGCTGTAGACTCTGAAATAATTGCAGTAGGTGGATTTGGAATAAATAGCAAGGTAATAGATAGAATAAAAGAAGCACAAAAAAGAAAAGGAGTAATAGTACTTACTGATCCAGATTATGCTGGTGAAAAGATTAGAAGTATTATAGCTAAAAGAGTACCAGGAATTAAGCATGCTTATATAGGAAGAGATGAAGGTACTAAGGATGGGGATATTGGAGTAGAAAATGCCACACCTGAAGTTATATTAAAAGCCTTAAATAGAGCAAAGGCTACAGTGATAGAAAAAAGAGACTTTTTTACCATTGAAGATATGATGTTCTTTAAGTTAACTGGGGACAATAAGGCTAGAGAGAGAAGACATTTACTAGGAAAAGCTTTAGGAATAGGTTATGGTAATAGCAATCAATTAATCTCAAGATTAAATAATTATGGAATAACCAAGGAAGAGTTTGTAGAAGCTATGAATGAAATAGAAAAACTTATGGAGAGTGAAAAATAA
- a CDS encoding ubiquitin-like domain-containing protein, protein MVEKFKVNAKRVFSNGPKAKIVLFLIVASMLILTIYNMKKTVIVRIDGEEQSILTYAGTVKGALQGSNISLSSKDKVEPGLDTMLNDNEVITVKKAVSVEVTVDGKDQKIETAESNINDMLAAENIQLGDDDKLSVDADTPITEGLKFKIIRVQTKDVVETKILDFDTIVKNDDSMDKGFTKTVQEGTPGEKEVTVRVSYEDGVEVSRKTVSEKVTKEPTSKVVSEGTRNFIALSRGGDTKLYYQKVISVMASAYTGGGTTATGTSPRRNPSGISTIAVDPRIVPLGSKVYVEGYGYAIAEDTGGAIKNNKIDIYMNSNRECYSWGVRSVNLYVVAYPGQW, encoded by the coding sequence ATGGTAGAAAAATTCAAGGTTAATGCTAAAAGAGTTTTTTCTAACGGTCCTAAGGCAAAAATCGTGTTGTTTTTAATAGTAGCATCAATGTTAATACTGACAATTTACAACATGAAAAAGACAGTGATTGTTCGTATAGACGGCGAAGAACAGAGTATATTGACATACGCAGGGACTGTTAAAGGGGCGCTACAAGGCAGTAACATATCTCTATCATCTAAAGATAAGGTAGAACCTGGATTAGATACTATGCTTAATGACAATGAGGTAATAACTGTTAAGAAAGCTGTATCAGTAGAGGTTACCGTAGATGGTAAAGACCAAAAAATTGAAACTGCCGAAAGTAACATTAATGATATGTTAGCAGCTGAAAACATTCAACTTGGTGACGATGATAAACTAAGTGTTGATGCTGACACCCCAATAACAGAAGGGTTGAAGTTTAAAATAATAAGAGTTCAAACAAAAGATGTAGTTGAAACTAAAATATTAGACTTTGATACCATCGTTAAAAATGATGACAGTATGGATAAAGGATTTACAAAAACTGTTCAGGAAGGAACTCCAGGAGAAAAGGAAGTTACAGTCAGAGTAAGTTACGAGGACGGTGTAGAAGTTAGTAGGAAAACAGTTAGTGAAAAAGTTACTAAGGAACCTACTAGTAAAGTAGTATCAGAAGGTACTAGGAATTTCATCGCACTCTCCAGAGGTGGAGATACAAAACTTTACTATCAAAAAGTAATTTCCGTTATGGCAAGTGCCTATACTGGAGGAGGTACAACTGCAACAGGAACTTCCCCAAGAAGAAATCCATCAGGAATAAGTACAATAGCTGTTGATCCAAGAATAGTTCCTTTAGGTTCAAAGGTTTATGTTGAAGGATACGGCTATGCTATTGCAGAAGATACTGGTGGAGCCATAAAGAATAATAAAATAGATATTTATATGAATTCCAATAGAGAGTGTTACAGTTGGGGAGTAAGAAGTGTAAATCTATATGTTGTCGCATATCCAGGACAGTGGTAA
- a CDS encoding TatD family hydrolase has protein sequence MEKKYNIIDSHAHYDDEAFDEDREEVLKQIHQEGVTAVLNCGSSLKGLRKSYVLASNYDFFYCALGIHPENADEFSEDTAQEIREKSKNTKVKAIGEIGLDYYWDENPPREVQKEVFRKQMSLAEELGLPVVIHDRDAHADTLEILKEYPKVTGVIHCFSGSVEFARECIKLGYYIGFTGVVTFKNAKKILEVAKDVPMDRILVETDCPYMAPTPYRGKRNKSSYIEYIIEKLAEIKEIDPKSANKLFNDNINRLFNMEK, from the coding sequence ATGGAAAAGAAGTATAACATAATAGATTCTCATGCACATTATGATGATGAGGCTTTTGATGAGGATAGGGAAGAAGTATTAAAACAAATTCATCAAGAGGGAGTAACTGCAGTTTTGAATTGTGGTTCATCTTTAAAGGGACTAAGAAAATCATATGTATTAGCAAGTAATTATGATTTTTTCTATTGTGCGTTGGGAATACATCCAGAGAATGCCGATGAATTCTCAGAAGATACAGCTCAAGAAATAAGAGAGAAAAGTAAAAATACTAAAGTAAAAGCTATAGGAGAAATAGGTTTAGACTATTATTGGGATGAAAATCCACCTAGGGAAGTACAAAAAGAAGTTTTTAGAAAACAAATGAGTTTAGCAGAGGAATTAGGATTACCTGTAGTAATTCATGATAGAGATGCTCATGCAGATACATTAGAAATACTAAAAGAATATCCAAAGGTTACAGGAGTAATTCATTGTTTTTCTGGAAGTGTAGAATTCGCAAGAGAATGCATAAAATTAGGATATTATATTGGCTTTACAGGAGTAGTAACATTTAAGAATGCAAAAAAGATATTAGAGGTTGCTAAAGATGTACCTATGGACAGAATATTAGTTGAAACAGATTGTCCTTATATGGCACCGACTCCTTATAGAGGAAAGAGAAATAAGTCTAGCTATATTGAGTATATTATAGAAAAATTGGCTGAAATCAAAGAAATTGACCCCAAATCAGCGAACAAACTATTTAATGATAATATTAACAGGTTGTTCAATATGGAAAAATAA
- a CDS encoding Crp/Fnr family transcriptional regulator, whose translation MDNSILLEGLKACKLFKSFSEEELNSLATSKEAFLKSYSSEDILFMEGEECNHLSVVAEGTIEIVKLDSEGNILIVSTLEKGNVFGENLLFGDMHFYPMSVVCKNSAKVFHIRKSYVATLLQRNYEFLLIFLKVLSNKAMALSSKLKQVSMKSLRQMICDYILDIYNKEKSLDICLNMSKKEWADKLGVQRPSLSRELMNMKKDGLIDYDRKNIKILDLEEIEFNK comes from the coding sequence TTGGATAACTCTATATTACTGGAAGGGCTGAAAGCCTGTAAATTATTTAAATCTTTTTCTGAAGAAGAATTAAATTCTCTAGCTACCTCAAAAGAAGCCTTTTTAAAAAGTTATAGTTCTGAAGATATATTATTTATGGAAGGTGAAGAATGTAACCATCTTAGTGTGGTTGCGGAAGGAACCATAGAAATAGTTAAATTAGACTCTGAAGGCAATATACTTATAGTTTCTACATTAGAAAAAGGAAATGTTTTTGGAGAAAATCTTCTTTTTGGTGATATGCATTTCTATCCGATGTCAGTAGTATGTAAAAATTCTGCTAAAGTATTTCACATAAGAAAATCTTATGTTGCGACCTTACTGCAAAGAAATTATGAATTTTTACTTATATTCTTAAAGGTATTATCAAATAAAGCTATGGCTTTAAGCTCAAAATTAAAACAGGTCAGCATGAAATCTCTAAGACAAATGATTTGTGATTATATTTTAGATATCTATAATAAAGAAAAGTCTTTAGACATTTGTTTGAACATGTCAAAAAAGGAGTGGGCTGATAAACTAGGCGTTCAAAGACCTTCCTTATCAAGAGAACTTATGAACATGAAAAAAGATGGCTTAATAGATTATGATCGCAAAAATATTAAAATATTAGATTTAGAAGAAATCGAATTTAATAAATAA